The Thermus caldifontis genome contains a region encoding:
- a CDS encoding IS5 family transposase, translated as MASTRRSYPSDLSDAEWAILEPLIPAPKPGGRPAKVPRREIVSAILYVLENGIKWRAMPHDLPHWSTVYHYFRKWQKEGVWEKVAQVLARRDREREGRYASPSALVMDSQSVKTSEKGGPGDTTGRRRSKGESGRS; from the coding sequence GTGGCTTCTACACGGAGATCTTACCCCAGTGACCTGTCGGACGCGGAGTGGGCCATCCTGGAGCCGTTGATCCCCGCCCCCAAGCCCGGTGGCCGACCCGCTAAGGTGCCGAGGAGGGAGATCGTCAGCGCCATACTTTACGTCCTGGAAAACGGTATCAAGTGGCGGGCCATGCCTCACGACTTGCCCCACTGGTCCACGGTCTACCACTACTTTCGCAAGTGGCAGAAGGAAGGGGTTTGGGAGAAGGTAGCTCAGGTTCTGGCCCGTCGTGACCGGGAGCGGGAAGGGAGGTATGCCTCCCCGAGTGCCCTGGTCATGGACAGCCAGTCGGTGAAGACGAGTGAAAAGGGGGGCCCCGGGGACACGACGGGGCGAAGAAGGTCAAAGGGAGAAAGCGGCAGATCCTGA